Below is a window of Streptomyces sp. NBC_01429 DNA.
ACGCTCATGTTAATCCACGTTACGTTCACGCTGCGAAGCGGGAAACCGCATGGCACCACACCGGCCCCTCACGGGCCGCTTTCCCAGGAGGGCTCATGAACGTCGACACGCCGGGCGATCCGCTCACGGCGGGCCCCGTGACCTACGCGCTCACCGGTGCGGGCGGGGGCTTCGCCCGCACTCTGCTCGCGCAGTCGCTGCTGCTCCCCGGCCTGCATCCGGCCGTGCTGTGCGATCTGGACCCCGACGCGGTCCTGGCCCTGTGCGCCGACCTCGGATACGACCCGGCCGCCCTGACCCTCGTGTCCGACGCGGACGGGCTGCGCGAGGCCCGTGCCGCCGGACACACCGCCGTCGTCGCCGACACGGCGCTGCTGGCCGACGCGGCGTACGACATTCTCGTGGAGGCCACCGGCAGCCCCTCGGCCGGATTCCGGGCCGCCAGGGAAGCGATCGAGAACCGCCACCACGTGGCGATGGTCAGCAAGGAGGTCGACTCCGTCGCCGGGGTCGAACTGGACCGGCTCGCCCGTCTGCACGGCGTCGTCTACACCCCCGCCGCCGGGGACCAGCCCGCCAACCTGATCGAGTGGCACGACCGGATCCGCACACTCGGTCTGGAGATCGTCGCCATCGGCAAGTCCGGCGAGTACGACCTGGTCTTCGACCCGGCCACCGGCGAGGTCCGTCAGCTCGACGAGTCCCTGCACGCCCCCGAACTGAGCGCCCTGCTGCGGCTCGGCGACGATGTGCCCGCCACACTCGCGGCCCGCGCCCGCGCCGTCGCCCCGCTCAAGCGCGCGGCGGCGGCCGACTACTGCGAGATGGCCGTGGTGGCGGCCGGGACGGGCTTCGTACCCGACCGCGAGGCCCTGCACTACCCGGTCGCGCGCACCGCCGAACTCGCCGATGTGTACGCCCTGCGCGAGGACGGCGGTGTGCTCGGCAGGGCCGGTGTGATCGATGTCTTCAGTGTGCTCCGGCTGCCGGAGGAGGCCAGCTTCGCGGGCGGTGTCTTCGCCGTCGTACGCACCCACGACCCGGTCACCTGGAGCGTCCTCGCCCAGAAGGGCCATGTCGTCAGCCGGAACGGCCGCTACGCCTGTCTCTACCTGCCGTACCACCTGATGGGCGTGGAGACGCCGCTCACCCTGCTGGCCGCCGTCCGCGACGGCGTTCCGACGGGCGTGGCCGTGCCCGGCCGGCACGCCGTGCTCGCGGGGCGCGCGGCCCGCGACCTGCCCGCCGGGACCGTCCTCGCCATGGGCGGCCACCACCACGAGATCGACGGGGTCGCTCCCGTCCTGCTGCCCGCGGCCGAGGCGCCCTCCGACACCGCCCCCTTCTATCTGGCCGCCCACTCCCGCCTCGTCCGGAACGTCCCGCGCGGCGCGCTGATCACCGTGGCCGACATCGACGGCTACGACCCCGACCTGCTCGCCGCCTGGCGCGCCGACGCGGACCGCGCGCCTCAGACGCGCTGAGCCGCTCCGACCGAGTACAAAGAGGTATTCCATGTCCGACGCCTACACGCTGCTCGCGTTCGGCGGAGCGATCGTCGCGCTGGTGCTGCTGATCGCCAAGTTCAAGGTCCATCCGGTCGCCACCCTCTTCGTCATCGTCACCACGCTCGGGCTGGTCCTCGGGCTCGGCGGCGAGAAGACGCTCGCACTGGTCACCGAGGGGTTCGGCTCGACCATGTCGAGTGTCGGGCTGCTGATCATCTTCGGCTGCGTGCTCGGCAAGATGCTGGAGCTGAGCGGCGCCGCGCTGCGCATCACCGAGGAGGCGCTGCGCTGGTTCTCCGGCAAGAAGGTCCCCTGGGCGATCGCGCTCGCCTCCGCCGTCGTCGGCATCCCGCTGATCGCCGACACCGTGGTGCTGATGCTGATCCCGGTGGTCTCCGCCATCGCGATGCGCAGCGGCATGTCGATGATGCGGCTCGGTCCGATCCTCTACATCGGCGCCTATGTGATGACCTCGCTGGTCCCGCCGGGCCCCGGCCCGCTGGCCGCCTCCGCCCTCCTGGGCGTGGACCTCGGTCAGGCGATGCTCTACGGCGCGCTCGTCGGCATCCCCGGCATCATCGCCGCCACCGTCTATCTGCTGACCATCAAGACGTACGTGGCGCCGAAGGCCGAGT
It encodes the following:
- a CDS encoding homoserine dehydrogenase — translated: MNVDTPGDPLTAGPVTYALTGAGGGFARTLLAQSLLLPGLHPAVLCDLDPDAVLALCADLGYDPAALTLVSDADGLREARAAGHTAVVADTALLADAAYDILVEATGSPSAGFRAAREAIENRHHVAMVSKEVDSVAGVELDRLARLHGVVYTPAAGDQPANLIEWHDRIRTLGLEIVAIGKSGEYDLVFDPATGEVRQLDESLHAPELSALLRLGDDVPATLAARARAVAPLKRAAAADYCEMAVVAAGTGFVPDREALHYPVARTAELADVYALREDGGVLGRAGVIDVFSVLRLPEEASFAGGVFAVVRTHDPVTWSVLAQKGHVVSRNGRYACLYLPYHLMGVETPLTLLAAVRDGVPTGVAVPGRHAVLAGRAARDLPAGTVLAMGGHHHEIDGVAPVLLPAAEAPSDTAPFYLAAHSRLVRNVPRGALITVADIDGYDPDLLAAWRADADRAPQTR